In Amaranthus tricolor cultivar Red isolate AtriRed21 chromosome 5, ASM2621246v1, whole genome shotgun sequence, a genomic segment contains:
- the LOC130813795 gene encoding phosphoinositide phosphatase SAC2-like — protein sequence MDSESSSRSSSSNNTDNNIDRDDSKKIPNGNIDDSPYYLAKFKLYETRTNFYMVGRDNSKKFWRVLKIDRSAPCDLLVFEDPTVYTYHECSALLRRINEGNMHAGGLKFVTICYGIVGFFKFLGPYYVLLITERRKVGMICGHAIYVVSKSKMIPIPHARMRSNSNNSKNEKRYKKLLRTVDITKDFFFSYSYRIMHSLQKNLCDEENKLAPYETMFVWNAFLTREIRSLLGNTLWTVALVHGFFKQVKILSSERTVSLTLIARRSRHYAGTRYLKRGINEKGRAANDVETEQIVFEETPNANLVEISSVVQIRGSIPLLWSQETSRLNIRPDIILSKDDLQYEATRRHFQNLVDRYGKPIFILNLIKTKERKPRESVLHAEFVKAVASINVTLDKEDRLKFWTVDLTRMYRIKGDKVLSLLSKVAETALDQTGFLYCQVPPSVNSESASGISHSTIEHDEDTSDTRNYSLKPPRYQSGVLRTNCIDCLDRTNVAQYAFGLVALGHQLHAVGVYPTPNIDLDDTYAKMLMGLYEAMGDTLALQYGGSAAHNKIFSDRKGHWKAATQSQEFIRSLQRYLNNAYMDPEKQDAINLFLGHFQPVVGKPALWELDSDQHYSIGRLTSSLSDDLGRSFLKRSLSDGVLMYKCTSPATAADLSNICHPLLDFKEDKSGMSDSTPEMEACETDISYARFSPSMTARQLFTDMPETYLTGECSCNNEHGNELNCQDIIDLDWISSSGNSCEEDTYDRSSLVNSPNGGSLFGISGYDGSEGKHRPPTPVVADFSDSFIQWVEYGATLA from the exons ATGGACTCGGAAAGTAGTAGTAGAAGTAGCAGCAGCAACAACACTGACAACAACATTGATCGTGATGATAGCAAGAAAATTCCCAACGGCAACATTGATGATAGTCCTTATTATCTTGCAAAATTCAAACTCTATGAAACTCGCAcg AACTTTTATATGGTGGGAAGAGATAATAGTAAGAAGTTCTGGAGAGTTCTAAAGATCGATAGATCAGCGCCTTGTGATCTTCTTGTTTTCGAAGATCCAACTGTATATACATATCATGAGTGTTCTGCCTTACTGAGACGAATAAATGAAGGAAATATGCATGCAGGTGGACTTAAATTTGTTACTATTTGTTATGGGATTGTGG GTTTCTTTAAATTCTTGGGGCCATACTATGTGCTTCTTATAACCGAAAGGAGGAAAGTAGGGATGATTTGCGGTCATGCAATATATGTTGTCTCAAAGAGCAAAATGATACCAATCCCTCATGCTCGTATGCGATCCAATTCAAATAATTCTAAGAATGAAAAAAG ATACAAGAAGCTCCTACGCACCGTGGACATTACAAAGGACTTCTTTTTCAGCTACTCCTACCGTATTATGCATAGTCTCCAAAAGAATTTATGTGATGAGGAGAATAAATTAGCCCCTTATGAAACAATGTTTGTATGGAATGCATTCTTAACTCGGGAAATTCGAAGTCTTTTGGGAAATACTCTTTGGACCGTGGCTTTGGTTCATGGATTCTTTAAACAG GTCAAAATCTTAAGTTCTGAGCGCACAGTCAGTTTGACCCTTATTGCAAGAAGATCGCGTCACTATGCTGGAACTAG GTACTTAAAACGGGGAATTAATGAAAAAGGTCGAGCTGCTAATGATGTTGAAACAGAGCAAATCGTCTTTGAAGAGACCCCAAATGCAAACTTAGTGGAAATCAGTTCTGTTGTGCAAATTAGGGGCTCCATTCCCCTTCTTTGGTCTCAAGAGACGTCAAGATTGAATATAAGACCTGACATTATAT TGTCAAAGGATGACCTCCAATATGAAGCTACACGACGACATTTTCAAAATCTTGTAGATAGATATGGTAAACCGATATTCATACTAAATCTGATAAAG ACAAAGGAGAGGAAGCCTCGTGAATCTGTACTCCATGCAGAGTTTGTTAAAGCTGTTGCTTCCATCAATGTGACTTTGGATAAAGAAGATCGCTTAAAATTCTGGACAGTGGATCTCACAAGAATGTATCGCAT TAAAGGTGACAAGGTGTTGTCGTTATTAAGTAAAGTGGCTGAGACCGCGTTGGATCAAACTGGATTCTTATATTGCCAAGTCCCTCCATCTGTAAATTCAGAATCTGCATCAGGTATTTCCCATTCTACGATAGAGCACGATGAGGATACAAGTGACACAAGAAATTATTCTTTGAAGCCTCCAAGGTACCAAAGTGGGGTTTTGCGAACCAATTGCATTGATTGTTTGGACCGCACAAATGTTGCCCAATATGCATTTGGTTTGGTTGCCCTAGGTCATCAGCTGCATGCAGTTGGTGTCTACCCTACTCCAAATATTGATCTTGATGACACTTACGCTAAGATGTTGATGGGGCTTTATGAGGCCATGGGTGACACACTAGCCCTGCAGTATGGAGGCTCAGCAGCACATAATAAG ATATTCTCAGATCGTAAAGGTCATTGGAAAGCAGCAACACAGTCCCAAGAGTTTATCAGGAGTCTACAGCGCTATTTGAATAATGCGTACATGGATCCAGAAAAGCAAGATGCCATTAATTT ATTTTTAGGTCATTTTCAACCAGTAGTGGGTAAACCTGCATTGTGGGAACTTGATTCAGATCAGCACTACAGTATTGGGAGGCTTACCTCATCCTTATCAGATGATCTGGGCAG GTCCTTTTTGAAGAGGTCTTTGTCCGATGGAGTTCTTATGTACAAATGTACTTCGCCGGCAACAGCAGCTGATCTAAGCAATATTTGCCATCCTTTACTGGACTTTAAAGAAGACAAGAGTGGTATGTCAGACTCGACGCCTGAGATGGAAGCATGTGAAACCGATATATCATATGCCAG GTTTTCCCCATCAATGACTGCACGCCAACTTTTCACAGATATGCCCGAGACATATCTAACTGGTGAATGTAGTTgtaacaatgaacatggaaatGAGTTGAACTGTCAGGATATTATTGATCTAGACTGGATTTCTTCATCTGGAAACTCATGTGAGGAAGACACATATGATAG GTCTTCACTTGTAAACTCTCCAAATGGTGGTTCCTTGTTTGGGATCTCTGGATATGATGGATCAGAG GGGAAACATCGACCTCCAACACCTGTAGTTGCAGATTTTTCTGATAGCTTTATTCAGTGGGTTGAGTATGGAGCAACCTTAGCTTAG
- the LOC130813797 gene encoding uncharacterized protein LOC130813797: MKKKTRKNSEEEQQYWLLKTEPGEWSWEDQKANGGKSNWDGVNNKQAQKYLKSMKIGDLCFFYHSGTKFRRVVGVVTVVKECYNDENGIAVDVEAVAEMRKQVDLAEMKTDQRLNESGFILFRQPRLSVVPVSKVQWDLVCELGGGYDGDDGRVREE, translated from the coding sequence atgaagaagaaaacaaggaaaaactctgaagaagaacaacaataTTGGTTACTGAAAACAGAACCAGGGGAATGGTCATGGGAAGATCAAAAAGCAAATGGAGGAAAATCCAATTGGGACGGCGTAAATAATAAACAAGCCCAGAAATATCTCAAGTCCATGAAAATTGGAGACCTCTGTTTCTTCTATCATTCAGGTACAAAATTCCGCCGTGTTGTCGGCGTTGTTACCGTCGTCAAGGAATGTTATAACGATGAAAATGGCATTGCGGTGGATGTTGAGGCAGTGGCGGAGATGAGGAAGCAAGTTGACTTGGCGGAGATGAAGACAGATCAGCGGTTGAATGAGTCCGGTTTTATACTGTTCCGGCAGCCTCGATTGTCAGTGGTGCCGGTGTCTAAGGTGCAGTGGGATTTGGTCTGTGAATTGGGTGGTGGGTATGATGGAGATGATGGTAGGGTTAGAGAAGAGTAG